In one Thermoplasmataceae archaeon genomic region, the following are encoded:
- a CDS encoding winged helix-turn-helix transcriptional regulator translates to MPDPDNVRDRILLFIEKNPGMHFREIQRQTGTAVGQLEYHLYSMEKDGSIKGEKDGKFVRYFPLSEGSFQNMILFLVRNLRKREMIFKLLREDIPEEKLMPVNEKKRNYALIILQELEALAIVSKREEEGHNIYSINNRDRIIETLVKYRESFLDYTSSNFINLFK, encoded by the coding sequence TTGCCAGACCCAGATAACGTCAGGGACAGAATTCTACTGTTTATCGAGAAAAACCCAGGGATGCATTTCAGGGAAATCCAGAGACAGACAGGAACTGCCGTTGGCCAGCTAGAATACCATCTGTATTCCATGGAGAAAGACGGAAGCATTAAGGGTGAAAAGGATGGTAAATTTGTCAGGTATTTTCCTCTGTCGGAGGGATCGTTCCAGAACATGATTCTGTTCCTTGTCAGGAATCTCAGGAAGAGGGAAATGATTTTTAAACTGCTCAGGGAGGACATCCCTGAGGAGAAACTTATGCCGGTTAATGAAAAGAAGAGAAACTACGCTCTGATAATTCTTCAGGAGCTTGAAGCACTGGCCATAGTATCAAAGAGAGAGGAAGAAGGCCATAACATATATTCCATAAACAACAGAGATAGAATAATAGAAACTCTGGTTAAGTACAGAGAAAGCTTCCTTGACTATACGTCCAGTAATTTTATAAATCTCTTCAAATAA
- a CDS encoding DUF2173 family protein, producing MDLNEFENMKGVVAVGEFDELGTLRSFHSKTLTGQQADSTSRLSGSLVSFLETITSLYTNYCGVNIAPFQSVTIQGIEYSLFLQCGSRACLGVIVKDSEVNFDGIKKRLYSLCNYGR from the coding sequence ATGGACCTTAACGAATTCGAAAACATGAAAGGTGTCGTCGCAGTAGGCGAATTTGATGAGCTAGGCACTCTAAGATCTTTTCATTCGAAAACACTCACTGGACAGCAGGCAGACTCCACCTCAAGGCTCAGTGGATCGCTGGTGTCTTTCCTGGAAACCATTACTTCACTGTACACCAATTATTGTGGCGTCAATATAGCACCATTCCAAAGCGTTACGATACAGGGCATAGAATACTCTTTGTTCCTACAATGCGGATCCAGGGCCTGCCTTGGCGTGATAGTGAAGGACAGCGAAGTGAATTTTGACGGCATAAAGAAGAGACTATATAGCCTCTGCAATTATGGAAGATAA
- a CDS encoding zinc-binding dehydrogenase, producing the protein MKAAYLTELKKPLVVRETEPEEPLGDEIILEQEVTGVCYRDILTMDGFFPRVRLPIIPGHEIAGRITKIGPEVKNFRVGQRVASLIYIPCGKCEFCTSGRENLCPNKKTFGELLDGSYRKYVKISERSAVPVPEGVGDHEAAISACVTGMIYHAIKVEGGIMEGETILLTGSGGGVGMHAIQVAKALGARVIAETSSKWKTDEILAAGADEVVFAEEDFSKKVKELTGGGVDIVLEDVGKPTFESSLRSLKTGGRMVVIGNVIPDPVSLPLGLVILKGNRITGSISSTREDMKKVLGMSASGKIHTISNRLVTLDRINEAYSDIRNRKSLGRVMIKL; encoded by the coding sequence ATGAAAGCAGCCTATCTGACCGAACTAAAAAAACCACTGGTAGTCAGGGAAACCGAACCTGAAGAACCTTTAGGAGACGAAATCATTCTAGAACAGGAAGTTACAGGCGTCTGCTATCGTGACATTTTGACAATGGACGGTTTCTTTCCAAGGGTAAGACTCCCCATAATTCCTGGACATGAGATCGCGGGCAGAATAACAAAAATTGGGCCTGAAGTCAAGAATTTCAGGGTTGGTCAGAGAGTTGCAAGCCTAATTTATATCCCTTGCGGAAAATGTGAATTCTGCACCTCTGGCAGGGAGAACCTTTGCCCGAACAAGAAGACATTCGGGGAACTTCTGGACGGTTCATACAGAAAGTATGTGAAAATATCGGAGAGGTCAGCCGTTCCTGTTCCAGAAGGCGTCGGCGATCATGAAGCCGCGATTTCTGCCTGCGTTACTGGAATGATTTACCATGCAATCAAGGTTGAAGGTGGGATCATGGAAGGAGAGACAATCCTCCTCACCGGGTCCGGTGGAGGGGTTGGCATGCATGCCATACAGGTTGCTAAGGCACTTGGGGCACGCGTGATCGCAGAGACTTCCTCGAAATGGAAAACGGATGAAATACTCGCAGCAGGCGCTGATGAAGTTGTGTTTGCTGAAGAGGATTTCAGCAAGAAAGTGAAAGAATTGACCGGCGGCGGAGTCGATATTGTACTTGAGGACGTGGGCAAGCCGACCTTTGAGAGTTCATTGAGGAGCCTTAAAACTGGGGGAAGGATGGTGGTAATTGGCAATGTTATCCCTGATCCCGTAAGCCTCCCCCTTGGACTGGTAATACTCAAAGGTAACAGGATCACTGGGAGTATAAGTTCCACGCGTGAGGACATGAAGAAGGTACTTGGAATGAGCGCATCTGGGAAGATCCACACGATTTCCAATCGGCTAGTTACACTCGACAGGATAAATGAAGCCTACAGTGATATAAGAAACAGAAAGAGCCTCGGAAGGGTGATGATAAAACTATAA
- a CDS encoding HAD family phosphatase, whose product MKIEAVIFDLDGTLLDSFGLRVEAWAHAFIKFGVMPEVSEIQPLIGLPGQTLAAKYSDDPYAVEMEEERFFEERMSQVSLYPDVESTFAKLSDMNIPAAIVTSSRRKLVSRMRLPTEKIVTIDDVSKGKPDPEPYRKAMQMLGVSKPMNVVVVGDAMTDIIPANDIGAISVLIKHGKDYETDSPNFIVDEVSEVLKVIKNLEKSGA is encoded by the coding sequence ATGAAAATTGAAGCGGTCATCTTTGATCTTGATGGGACCCTCCTAGACTCTTTCGGACTCAGGGTCGAAGCGTGGGCGCACGCCTTCATTAAATTTGGCGTAATGCCTGAAGTGTCCGAGATACAGCCGCTGATCGGTCTTCCCGGCCAGACTCTTGCCGCAAAATATTCTGACGATCCTTACGCCGTCGAAATGGAAGAGGAGCGTTTCTTTGAGGAACGTATGTCGCAGGTTTCACTCTATCCCGATGTGGAAAGCACATTTGCAAAATTGAGTGACATGAACATTCCGGCTGCAATAGTGACCTCATCACGGCGGAAACTGGTCAGCAGGATGAGACTTCCTACGGAGAAGATCGTGACCATCGATGATGTTTCAAAGGGGAAACCGGACCCTGAACCTTACAGGAAAGCAATGCAGATGCTTGGAGTAAGTAAACCTATGAACGTCGTGGTTGTCGGAGACGCAATGACAGATATAATTCCTGCAAATGACATTGGTGCAATTTCAGTTCTAATCAAACATGGAAAGGATTATGAAACGGATTCTCCAAACTTCATTGTTGACGAAGTTTCGGAGGTCCTAAAGGTAATAAAAAATCTGGAAAAATCCGGCGCTTAG
- a CDS encoding nicotinate phosphoribosyltransferase — translation MRERKFNVATDREIRECQASDVYFERSLKSLEIMSRENDVVAEVTVSGPLDTWVNFSGLDEVISLLRGRKINLYAIPEGTIINPRDSRGLPVPFAWIEGDYSLFGRCETPILGFLCQSSGISTKSSKIRIAAGDSKFYSFGIRRMHPALSPMIDRAAYIGGADGVSGILGAQIIGEKPIGTMPHALSLLVGDNRAWESVIENSAPGSRTVLIDTFSDEKFAALKAAESFPDIDYIRLDTPSSRRGNFSAIVREVRWELDLRGYNRVKIMVSGGLDEESVRELKKAGADAFGVGTSISAAKPFDFAMDLVEINGKAGTKKGKLSGRKNVLRCDRCNTIRVFPFGNEITECSCGGKMEPLLKKFLSDGELTEEYDTAKKIRERTLRELTRIGSSGGN, via the coding sequence GTGAGAGAAAGAAAATTCAATGTTGCAACTGACAGGGAAATAAGAGAATGCCAGGCTTCAGATGTTTACTTCGAGAGGTCACTAAAATCCCTGGAGATCATGAGCAGAGAGAATGATGTAGTGGCAGAAGTTACTGTATCCGGTCCACTTGATACCTGGGTCAATTTTTCTGGACTGGACGAGGTCATTTCCCTCCTCAGGGGAAGGAAAATTAATCTTTATGCAATCCCGGAAGGTACCATCATTAATCCTAGGGATTCTCGGGGGCTCCCTGTCCCGTTCGCCTGGATTGAGGGAGACTATTCGCTTTTCGGCAGATGTGAGACGCCGATCCTTGGTTTTCTCTGCCAGTCTTCCGGCATTTCCACTAAATCAAGCAAGATAAGGATCGCTGCTGGTGACTCGAAGTTCTATTCCTTTGGAATCAGGAGGATGCATCCAGCTCTCTCCCCAATGATTGACAGGGCAGCTTATATTGGCGGAGCTGACGGAGTTTCAGGAATTCTTGGTGCTCAAATAATAGGGGAAAAGCCGATTGGAACAATGCCCCATGCCCTGTCTCTCCTTGTTGGAGATAACCGCGCCTGGGAAAGTGTGATTGAAAACTCCGCTCCCGGATCAAGAACTGTATTGATAGACACTTTCAGCGACGAGAAGTTTGCAGCTCTCAAAGCAGCGGAAAGTTTTCCGGACATAGATTATATAAGGCTGGATACCCCATCTTCAAGGCGGGGAAATTTTTCAGCAATTGTCAGGGAGGTCAGATGGGAACTTGACCTGAGAGGCTACAACAGGGTGAAGATCATGGTATCCGGTGGTCTTGACGAAGAGAGCGTTAGGGAGCTAAAAAAAGCTGGAGCAGATGCTTTTGGAGTTGGAACGAGCATATCCGCGGCAAAACCCTTTGACTTCGCAATGGACCTCGTGGAAATAAACGGAAAGGCAGGAACGAAGAAGGGAAAACTTTCCGGCAGGAAGAACGTACTGAGGTGTGACAGGTGCAACACTATTAGGGTATTTCCATTTGGAAATGAGATAACTGAATGCAGCTGCGGTGGAAAAATGGAGCCCTTGCTAAAAAAATTCCTGAGCGACGGTGAACTCACTGAAGAATATGATACTGCAAAGAAAATAAGGGAACGTACTCTTAGAGAACTCACAAGGATTGGTTCATCAGGCGGCAATTGA
- a CDS encoding isochorismatase family cysteine hydrolase has translation MINNSAIVVVDLVNDFVNGVFGSEEAKKTALRTRGFLDKLRGKYQVIFTMDSHLENDPEFRVWKQHCVAGTEGSHLVSELESFPGYRIKKRHFDSFFDSDLDGILRANSISGIFVSGISTDICVLHTVSGAFFRNYDITVISDLCSSIDLKNHEKALEDMHRNYGARIMNSKKTLEELL, from the coding sequence ATGATCAACAATAGTGCGATTGTTGTTGTGGACCTTGTCAATGATTTTGTAAACGGCGTTTTTGGCAGTGAAGAGGCAAAGAAAACTGCGCTACGCACTAGGGGCTTTCTCGATAAGCTCCGAGGGAAATACCAGGTAATTTTCACCATGGACAGCCATCTGGAAAATGATCCTGAATTCAGGGTGTGGAAGCAACACTGTGTTGCTGGCACAGAAGGAAGTCACTTGGTGAGTGAACTGGAATCATTTCCAGGGTATAGGATTAAAAAGCGCCACTTCGACTCCTTCTTCGATTCAGATCTGGACGGGATACTGAGGGCGAATTCCATATCAGGTATTTTTGTTTCCGGCATATCCACTGACATCTGTGTTTTGCACACGGTATCTGGCGCCTTTTTCAGAAATTATGATATCACTGTAATATCTGATTTATGCTCTTCCATTGATCTGAAAAATCATGAAAAGGCACTAGAGGACATGCACAGGAATTATGGTGCAAGGATAATGAATTCAAAAAAGACGCTGGAGGAATTATTGTGA
- the cysS gene encoding cysteine--tRNA ligase, protein MYIKDTMKGKTLFKEIHPGRVNMFVCGPTVYDIPHIGNARVYVFFDMVAKYLRIKGLSVFYLQNITDIDDKILKKAVENGENYQNVAERYYSVYMDIVRKLGIDSVNLYARATLYMEEIINQIERLIGKGYVYETEDGLYFRIRNFPDYGKLSGQKIEQVEPGSRVEVNENKEDPGDFVVWKKQKPGEPSWDSPWGQGRPGWHIEDTAITECYFGPEYDIHGGGSDLIFPHHEGEIAQMRGISGLPILVNYWMHLGMLNVNGDKMSKSLKNFITIDEVMKLYSKEQIRFFLLNASYRNTMIYSDSAMKESSEALKKIQNAFDRLKGLYGNTGSGKPENSSIKKNLMRYLENDFDTRGFFAEILTMVSEINRRFDSINEREGVEYLEIFRWLNSFMGVLNEESSCSIPSKLIDDLVDLRGDLRAEKMFAISDKVRDILAENGIMVEDGEKGTGWRKA, encoded by the coding sequence ATGTATATAAAGGACACCATGAAGGGAAAAACCCTCTTCAAGGAGATCCATCCCGGAAGAGTAAACATGTTTGTATGTGGTCCAACAGTGTACGACATACCACATATTGGCAACGCAAGAGTTTACGTATTCTTCGATATGGTGGCTAAGTACCTTAGGATTAAGGGGCTTTCTGTATTCTACCTTCAAAATATAACAGATATAGACGACAAGATACTGAAGAAGGCCGTCGAGAATGGGGAAAATTACCAGAATGTCGCTGAAAGATACTACTCCGTCTATATGGATATTGTGAGAAAACTAGGTATTGACAGCGTCAACTTATATGCAAGAGCAACTCTGTACATGGAGGAAATAATCAACCAGATTGAAAGGCTTATTGGGAAAGGATATGTATACGAAACGGAAGATGGGCTTTACTTCCGCATACGAAATTTTCCGGATTATGGGAAGTTATCTGGCCAGAAAATAGAACAGGTTGAACCCGGTTCGAGAGTAGAGGTAAACGAAAACAAGGAGGACCCCGGCGATTTTGTTGTTTGGAAAAAGCAGAAACCCGGTGAACCTTCCTGGGACTCCCCTTGGGGGCAAGGAAGACCCGGCTGGCATATTGAGGATACTGCGATCACTGAGTGCTATTTTGGCCCAGAATACGACATTCACGGCGGGGGCTCTGATCTGATCTTTCCACATCATGAGGGGGAGATAGCGCAGATGAGGGGAATCAGCGGCCTCCCGATCCTTGTAAACTACTGGATGCACCTTGGTATGCTTAACGTAAATGGCGACAAGATGTCAAAATCACTGAAGAATTTCATAACGATAGACGAGGTTATGAAACTGTACAGCAAGGAGCAGATCAGGTTTTTTCTGCTTAACGCGAGCTACAGGAACACAATGATATACTCGGATTCCGCAATGAAGGAAAGTTCTGAAGCACTGAAGAAAATCCAGAATGCGTTTGACAGGCTGAAAGGTCTGTATGGAAATACAGGTTCAGGGAAGCCTGAAAACAGCTCGATAAAGAAGAACCTGATGCGGTACCTTGAGAATGATTTTGATACAAGAGGCTTTTTTGCTGAGATACTGACCATGGTTTCAGAAATAAATAGAAGATTTGACTCCATTAACGAAAGGGAAGGGGTGGAGTATCTGGAAATATTCAGATGGCTCAATTCCTTCATGGGTGTTCTAAATGAAGAGTCTAGTTGCAGTATTCCGTCCAAGTTGATAGACGACCTTGTTGATCTGAGGGGTGACCTTCGTGCTGAGAAGATGTTCGCCATTTCAGACAAAGTTCGCGACATACTTGCGGAGAACGGGATAATGGTTGAAGACGGTGAAAAAGGAACTGGCTGGAGAAAAGCATGA